The following proteins come from a genomic window of Triticum aestivum cultivar Chinese Spring chromosome 6A, IWGSC CS RefSeq v2.1, whole genome shotgun sequence:
- the LOC123128113 gene encoding syntaxin-22, translated as MSFADLESGALQAPRRGRGADATRALVFQITTAVSSYRRLLNSLGTPKDTPALRDQLQKTSHKVLQLAKDAKEKLTSAAEADKSTGTSADKRVADMKLAKDFAATMEEFRKLQNLAIQREMAYKPVVPQGAQPSYTMNDGRSDFDKMPEQRALLAEPNRLEVLQLDNEIVFNEAIIEERDQAIQDIQQQIGEVHEAFKDLATLVHAQGGVIEEVDSNIENSAAATSEAKKELGKASKTQKSNSSLLCLLMVIFGVVLLIVIIVLAS; from the exons ATGAGCTTCGCGGATCTGGAGTccggggcgctgcaggcgccccGGAGGGGGAGGGGCGCCGACGCCACGCGCGCGCTCGTCTTCCAGATCACCACCGCGGTGTCCTCCTACCGCCGCCTCCTCAACTCGCTCGGCACGCCCAAGGACACGCCCGCCCTCCGTGATCAGCT GCAGAAGACTAGTCATAAAGTCCTGCAATTGGCGAAGGATGCGAAGGAGAAGCTGACGAGTGCTGCTGAAGCAGACAAGAGCACTGGAACTAGT GCAGACAAGCGGGTAGCTGACATGAAGCTTGCCAAAGATTTTGCTGCGACGATGGAGGAATTCAGGAAACTTCAGAATCTTGCAATTCAGAGGGAGATGGCATATAAGCCGGTTGTTCCCCAGGGTGCTCAGCCAAG CTATACTATGAATGATGGAAGATCTGATTTTGATAAAATGCCTGAACAGCGCGCATTGCTTGCAGAACCAAACAG GTTAGAGGTGTTGCAATTGGATAATGAAATTGTTTTCAATGAGGCTATCATCGAGGAAAGGGACCAGGCGATTCAAGACATCCAACAGCAGATTGGTGAAGTACATGAAGCATTTAAGGATCTTGCTACGCTCGTGCATGCGCAAGGAGGCGTAATAG AGGAAGTCGACAGCAACATTGAAAACTCTGCAGCCGCGACCAGTGAAGCGAAGAAAGAACTCGGCAAAGCGTCCAAGACTCAGAAGTCAAATTCATCCTTG CTTTGCCTGCTTATGGTGATCTTTGGGGTGGTTTTGCTTATCGTGATAATAGTTTTGGCATCTTGA